In Plasmodium brasilianum strain Bolivian I chromosome 12, whole genome shotgun sequence, the genomic window GCTAGATAATTTAAATCtaggaaaaaacaaacagAATGGACTGGAGGAAACAGATTTTAACGAACCTTTACATATAACTATAGCAGGTTCtgtgcatataaaaaaacatatgatTGTGCCGTTTATAGAGAAAATAAAGGAAGAGTTGCAAAATCAGAGCTGGTAATAATTGGAATATAAGCAATCGAACAAGCGtcaatttaatatttctgtTATTGTATTATTGTGTGAGTGTATGGGTGTATGcctgtgtacatatatgtgcaatTGTGCACGACtgtgctttttttttccccatttGTCAGCACCGTTATTGGGAACGTTTGAATGATTATTCATGTGTAtgcattacatatatacatgtatttacaTGCTTATGTTTGTATACCCACATCTATGCATTAATATGCCCTCTACATTTTACCTAAAGTTTTCACCTATTTTTTAAGGATAGCGTTGACTTATATAAAAGCCAAAAACACACGAAATATTTTTGCTGCTATTCTGTGAAGTGGGATCAACAAGAACTGCACTTAAActctttaataaataaaataaatggagTATTAGAGAAATTCGGATTATCTAACAATTATGCAAAAAGGATGTGTCATATATCATTAGCATATACTGATGTTAACTTGGAATTTATcttagaaaaaaacaaattaaatacaaaagGAAGCTTCTGGCCAGATATAAGCGAAATAATAGAAGAATATAACTCCGAGAAGCATACCAAGTCTGAGGTGCGTACCTCTACTGATGTGCATTCAGCAAGTAATAACGatgttttttacatttacgTTAGTCGTATTTGTGTTCGGGTTGGCaacaaattatatgaaattcCGTTTAAGAGTTTTCATGATGATTTAAACTTTCTCCCGTCTGACAGCTCCTACGCTAGTAGCACATAGGGGCAatgcattaatatatatatatatatatataattagaaCAAGGGAATTTATAACCTTCCTATTACTATTCCATATTTAAATACAGCAAAAACtgtaatgttttttttttatatactacGACCTGTATTATGGTTAAACTTTGTTATGTACAATCATACATATCGAAAATGTACGTCTTCCATTGAAGCAAAATAGATAACCCATGTAaggactttttttttttttatcataaataaCAAGAAATGTTATGAGTAAGTTTAAATGCctaaataaacatttatattcagccaaatatttttttcttaatctTTTAGAAATAGAATGTACATTGTGTTGCGTaccttaatatttattttttttgtattcatTACAGCAAAGTGCAGTTAAACTCTAATATTTTGCtgttatgaaaaaataaaatatactatattGTAATACCCCGTACacagatatataaatatttagtaaACCCAAAGGACGGCCAGCCGATAATTTTTACGTGTTCCCCTTCATAATGAGAATTATTATCATGCGATAGGGACAAAGTCAAGATACGCAAAAACTTTTTCGCAATCAACAGTTCCGTTCTTCCATAATGAagttatttcatatattatttactcctgatatatatatatatatatatatgcatgttatGCTCCTTTTTCGTAAGTACGATTTTTATGAACAGTGAAAAACAACGAAACCATAACGTCAATGACTATAATATCAGTGACCAGAATAAAGTGCATATAACCCAGAAAAATAAGGCCACTGTTTTGGCGTATTttctgataaaaaaaaaaatattatatatatatatatatgcttttgCGTTAAATCtcatgaaaatattaacatgAAAAATTGGTTttaaaatgcataaatgtatatattattatgttttttaatttttttttttggtgtaAATTAATAGGTATTAAATAGATTTTAcgttaaagtaaaaattttacttttattttactttattttttcatttattttagaatatttttacatttattttactttaattttacatttattttactttaattttacatttattttactttaattttacatttattttactttaattttacatttattttactttaattttacatttattttactttaattttacatttattttactttaattttacatttattttactttatttttacatttattttactttatttttataattaatttatttttacatttatattatttatttttatttgatttttatctgtatatttactttgttttatttaattttttcttcgtCTGAGctaaatgaaaacaaaacaaattttCAACAATGCATGCATTGCAGATATTGTTGCTAAGGAAAAAAGCGTCCATATTTAATgatatgcacatgtatatatagttatatgtatacatttaaatatatacatacaaaaaaattaatatgaatatataaatacttatgtagtatatatgcaaatatatgcatgcaaattttatacatacaaatatatacatacaaatatatgcatacaaatatatacatacaaatatatacatacaaatatatacaaacaaatatatacaaacaaatatatacaagcaaatatatacaaacaaatatacatttctatatatataatatgtacatatatatatatatatatatatatttgcatataaaTGCTTAATGCGCATGCTATGCATTTATAATACCCATTCGTAATTGCATATAGAGTCAAAACTCTCTTGCAGAacttttttaacattaaaaaaacataatgaCGTAGAACATAGtcaaaaaattgaaaatttatgcttttaaatttatacttGTATATGGAACACATGATCGTATGTGGTATATATTCACGTTAAACCATATGcaagtattatatatgtacatgaatgggcatatgtatgtgcatacatgtatatacattcatGCTAATGCAAACTTTAactgaagaaaaaaaaaaaattaggaaaataatgaatataaaagatGACGAAAGTGAAAATGTAGTTAATAGcaaaaatttgaaaagaaatacaaaaagaaattttgaaaattttagaaCATTCAATGATGTTGAATCGTTAAGCAGTGTTTGTGGACTGTCTTCGAATAAGAGAAGCAACGTTACCACATCGAAAGATAAGAAGTTACCTATATATGATAACAAACAATTTATAAATGACTTATGTCCGCaaagaaacaaaagaaaattagaaataaattttgatgATATAACAagaaaacaacaaaaaaaaaaattaagcgaaactccaaaaaattattccttgccacatattttattaaatagtGGAAATGTCTTTGCCTCACATGAAATTAATGAACAAATCGTGAACAATTCCATCAATACGAATGGGGAAAGTCTGAATAACAATGCATTCACATCAGAAGaattattgttaaaaaatgaatcaGAAGTaggtaaaaattattccaaTGAGTTGTCAATTATTCCTTTTgaaggaaataataataattattattattacactGCTAATAGTTTTCCCTATTATAAATGTGAAAATAATTCAGTTCTTAgcagtaatattaataataataatactgtgaaaaatattttaagtatattatcaaaaaaagatattttttataaaaatgtgttgaagaatcaattaaaaaacaataaaccGTTAATGATAAAATGTGACCAATTAAATTTGTTACTAGGAAAATATAAGtgtgaaaatgaaaattcaaacaataacttttttatgaataaaaaaaattctgtaAGTGTTCAGGATGATAGTTACGAATTATGGAATGATATCTTAAATAATTCTGATGTGACATTTGCTGATAATAGTACATTAAATTTAAACCCCACAAATAATAAACAGAATATTCCCTTTTTCCTAAACAACAATGATAAATTGGGTAACAGCATTAAtgattcatatttatatagtatatCAAATGAAAGTTTAGCTAAAGATATGTTAGGTAGCACTATTACTAACCTGAACAGTAGTAGCACAAATGCAGAAAATAACTCCAGTTTGTATTTtggaaaaatgaataattgcCACATTTCCTTCAACCAAGATatgaaagaaatgaaaacatGTGAAATGTTGAACTTTTGTCCAGGTGAAAGTAGTAATGTAAACGATCCAAACACTGGTGTATACTATCCTAACACTATTTCTAGTTTTAATATAAGTGATCATGATAACACATTTAATAATGTAAGCAATGCTATTTTTGGTGTTTCAAATTTCGAGAATAATGGACACAATTTTTGCAGTAGTAATGGCCTTAGTAATTTAAATAGTATTCACTATTTCGGAAACAGTAGCAATACAgacaatttaaataattctaGTAACATAAATCGTCAAAAGGAAATAAACAACTGCaatagcaaaaataaataaaacattgataaaaaattatatatgaccccaaaaaaaaaaaaaaaaaaaatgaggtTCAGATTAAAAGGTAAATTAAGTATTAGAAGACATATCCTTGATAATGCTCTAAAGGGTTAGTgcttcattttcttttaatctACAGAAACGTAATTAATACCTCTCCCTGCGCACATATCTGATTAGCATTTGGTACACATCTGATAGTTATTTGATACATATCTGATATCATTTGGTACACATCTGATAGTTATTTGATACATATCTGATATCATTTGGTACACATCTGATAGTTATTTGATACATATCTGATATCGTTTGATACATATCTGATATCGTTTGATACATATCTAATACTTATTTGTTACACATTCGAAACTATTTACACGATTGGTGagattaattttattacatgtGTAAGCTCATGAATTGCAAGTGCTAGTTGCTCCaactaattaaaaataattataatacaaATTCAGTTACACCCGAAAGTTCGGAATTCATTATttcaaacaaataaaatgtatttgaAGGGATGTAATgcgaaaattattttt contains:
- a CDS encoding hypothetical protein (conserved Plasmodium protein) is translated as MNIKDDESENVVNSKNLKRNTKRNFENFRTFNDVESLSSVCGLSSNKRSNVTTSKDKKLPIYDNKQFINDLCPQRNKRKLEINFDDITRKQQKKKLSETPKNYSLPHILLNSGNVFASHEINEQIVNNSINTNGESLNNNAFTSEELLLKNESEVGKNYSNELSIIPFEGNNNNYYYYTANSFPYYKCENNSVLSSNINNNNTVKNILSILSKKDIFYKNVLKNQLKNNKPLMIKCDQLNLLLGKYKCENENSNNNFFMNKKNSVSVQDDSYELWNDILNNSDVTFADNSTLNLNPTNNKQNIPFFLNNNDKLGNSINDSYLYSISNESLAKDMLGSTITNLNSSSTNAENNSSLYFGKMNNCHISFNQDMKEMKTCEMLNFCPGESSNVNDPNTGVYYPNTISSFNISDHDNTFNNVSNAIFGVSNFENNGHNFCSSNGLSNLNSIHYFGNSSNTDNLNNSSNINRQKEINNCNSKNK
- a CDS encoding U6 snRNA phosphodiesterase, which produces MLNKGNFSSYIYIPVKCNKSVKKKCELCYEVLCKLVEKQFSLCNDKRKNANFYNGKNNSLNKEEISKHVFYQLDNLNLGKNKQNGLEETDFNEPLHITIAGSVHIKKHMIVPFIEKIKEELQNQSCFHLFFKDSVDLYKSQKHTKYFCCYSVKWDQQELHLNSLINKINGVLEKFGLSNNYAKRMCHISLAYTDVNLEFILEKNKLNTKGSFWPDISEIIEEYNSEKHTKSEVRTSTDVHSASNNDVFYIYVSRICVRVGNKLYEIPFKSFHDDLNFLPSDSSYASST